The proteins below are encoded in one region of Brachyspira intermedia PWS/A:
- a CDS encoding ankyrin repeat domain-containing protein has product MKKLILILSFLLSIFSISCSNNNNNNILDAIVNNDLEGLKKLINKENINTGITIKDEVSILDRSYEINKETPIILAVLSRNKDMIRYLLDNGADPSIYDGRERNAFLWACGAGNVEIIQMLVEHDPNLVNSRTGNNANGIIIAADFRNIDVFEYLVKDLGLDVNHMDDLGVTALLLSRKKEAKEKLIELGAKR; this is encoded by the coding sequence ATGAAAAAACTAATTTTAATTCTATCATTTTTATTGAGTATCTTTAGTATATCTTGTTCAAATAATAATAATAATAATATATTAGATGCTATAGTAAATAATGATTTAGAAGGTCTTAAAAAACTAATAAACAAAGAAAATATTAATACTGGAATAACCATAAAGGATGAGGTTTCTATATTAGATAGATCTTATGAGATTAATAAAGAAACTCCTATCATATTAGCTGTACTTAGTAGAAATAAAGATATGATAAGATATCTGCTTGATAATGGTGCTGATCCTTCTATTTATGATGGCAGAGAGAGAAATGCTTTTCTTTGGGCTTGCGGTGCAGGTAATGTTGAAATTATACAGATGTTAGTTGAACATGATCCTAATTTAGTTAATTCAAGAACTGGCAATAATGCTAATGGAATTATTATAGCAGCGGATTTTCGTAATATAGATGTATTTGAATATTTAGTAAAAGATTTAGGTCTTGATGTAAATCATATGGATGATTTAGGAGTAACTGCTCTGCTTTTATCTCGTAAAAAAGAGGCTAAAGAAAAATTAATAGAGCTTGGTGCAAAAAGATAA
- a CDS encoding glycosyltransferase family 2 protein produces the protein MIKVSVVLPIYNVEKYLPKCLDSIINQTLKDIEIICVNDCSTDSCENIIKDYNKKDDRIKLINHDENQGLGFARNTGFNNSNADYVAFIDSDDFVSNDYIEHLYNTAKKYDADIVFTDNIYTVNESKGYIKPYYHNRLEKWKKDFKDKYLEGISNFDVSAIEKENTPEYPLAVAWNKLYKKSFLKEKKLLYTKVRLAEDVDMFYRILANNPKMYYNHNSKYYYLQRSTSLAGSVHTAKKIPIAILEVFENVFNYYKENKKELLIECNYYNFLSLMHTFNNYKADNKNEFYKKCHELMKKLDVEIDRDKHAFYAYSVYIMKTYDDYNIYLEKIESIKKKVFDAAWWIPSITLREKYKKANLDKLANKNWK, from the coding sequence ATGATAAAAGTATCAGTTGTTTTGCCTATATATAATGTAGAAAAATATTTACCTAAATGTTTGGATAGCATTATCAATCAGACATTAAAAGATATAGAAATAATATGCGTTAATGATTGTTCTACAGATAGCTGTGAGAATATAATTAAAGATTATAATAAAAAAGATGATAGAATAAAACTTATTAATCATGATGAAAATCAGGGTTTAGGTTTTGCAAGAAATACAGGATTTAATAATAGCAATGCTGATTATGTGGCATTTATAGATTCAGATGATTTTGTTTCTAATGATTATATAGAACATTTATATAATACAGCAAAAAAATACGATGCTGATATAGTTTTTACAGACAATATATATACAGTTAATGAAAGCAAGGGATATATAAAACCTTATTATCATAATAGATTAGAAAAATGGAAAAAAGATTTCAAAGATAAATACCTTGAAGGAATAAGTAATTTTGATGTAAGCGCAATAGAAAAAGAAAATACACCTGAATATCCTCTTGCTGTTGCTTGGAATAAATTATATAAAAAAAGTTTTCTTAAAGAAAAAAAATTATTATATACAAAAGTGAGATTGGCTGAAGATGTTGATATGTTCTATAGGATTTTGGCTAATAATCCTAAAATGTATTATAATCATAATTCAAAATATTATTATCTTCAAAGAAGTACGTCTCTTGCAGGAAGTGTGCATACTGCTAAAAAAATCCCAATAGCTATATTAGAAGTTTTTGAAAATGTATTTAATTATTATAAAGAAAATAAAAAAGAATTATTAATAGAATGTAATTATTATAATTTCTTATCATTAATGCATACATTCAATAATTATAAGGCGGATAATAAAAATGAGTTCTATAAAAAATGTCATGAACTAATGAAAAAATTAGATGTAGAAATAGACAGAGATAAACATGCTTTTTATGCTTATAGTGTATATATAATGAAAACTTATGATGATTATAATATCTATTTAGAAAAGATTGAATCAATCAAGAAAAAAGTTTTTGATGCAGCTTGGTGGATACCTTCAATTACATTAAGAGAGAAATATAAAAAAGCAAATCTCGATAAGCTTGCAAATAAAAATTGGAAATAG
- a CDS encoding S41 family peptidase, producing the protein MMKNKERLLWIFLLIFVVAISFFNFKSPSLAIAQQGNAQSDNDFYYYSRLFQKVFATLQQNFVDTNSVTTKKLMYGAIKGMLEATEDPFTFLLDEELNTALNTEMSGKYGGVGLSISKNADKGLMVVSPIEDGPGEKAGILSGDIITEIDGKSTKDMSVDNAANIMRGKEGSKVTLTIVREGVAEPIKYPLTRAIIEIKSVKYKMVDNNIGYIRITTFGDDTARDLENALIDLKKQGMKKLILDLRNNPGGRLDTAINIVEEFLTEGKIVYTRGRSRNENQDYYASKKGDEWLEGDTLVLVNQYSASASEILSGALQDSGRAKLLGETTFGKFSVQYVLPLDARDNTSFKFTVAHYYTPNGRRLHGKGLTPDFVVVEPKLTSTDITALTELRKGGQISAYAKKYPNESSDATALPAFKEELRKQNIMPSDYLLERLIYNERNLDNYKEIYDLRYDKQLKAAIEYLQTGKEPPQDKEEPRENWSNEKEEN; encoded by the coding sequence ATGATGAAAAACAAAGAAAGACTTTTATGGATATTTCTTTTAATTTTTGTAGTAGCAATTTCTTTTTTCAATTTTAAAAGTCCTTCGCTTGCAATAGCACAGCAGGGAAATGCTCAGTCTGATAATGATTTTTATTATTACAGCAGATTGTTCCAAAAAGTATTTGCAACTTTACAGCAGAATTTCGTTGATACTAATAGTGTAACAACAAAAAAACTTATGTATGGAGCTATAAAAGGTATGCTTGAAGCTACTGAAGATCCATTTACATTTTTACTTGATGAGGAATTAAATACAGCATTAAATACAGAAATGTCTGGTAAATACGGCGGAGTAGGACTTTCTATTTCAAAGAATGCTGATAAAGGCTTAATGGTAGTTTCTCCTATAGAAGATGGCCCGGGTGAAAAAGCTGGTATATTATCAGGCGATATTATTACAGAGATAGACGGAAAAAGCACAAAAGATATGTCTGTTGATAATGCCGCTAATATAATGAGAGGAAAAGAGGGCAGTAAAGTAACTTTAACTATAGTAAGAGAAGGAGTTGCAGAGCCTATTAAATATCCTCTTACAAGAGCAATCATTGAAATAAAAAGCGTTAAATATAAAATGGTTGATAATAATATAGGATATATAAGAATAACTACTTTCGGTGATGATACTGCTAGAGATTTAGAAAATGCTTTGATCGATCTTAAAAAACAAGGTATGAAAAAACTTATTCTTGATTTAAGAAACAATCCTGGCGGAAGACTTGATACTGCTATAAATATAGTAGAAGAATTCCTTACTGAAGGAAAAATAGTTTATACAAGAGGAAGAAGCAGAAATGAAAATCAGGATTATTATGCTTCTAAGAAAGGCGATGAATGGCTTGAAGGCGATACATTAGTTTTAGTTAATCAATACAGTGCTTCTGCTTCTGAAATACTTTCAGGTGCATTACAAGACAGCGGAAGAGCTAAACTTTTGGGCGAAACTACATTCGGAAAATTCAGTGTTCAGTATGTGCTTCCATTAGATGCTAGAGATAATACTTCTTTCAAATTCACTGTAGCACATTATTATACACCAAATGGAAGAAGACTTCATGGTAAAGGTTTAACTCCTGACTTTGTTGTGGTAGAGCCTAAACTTACAAGCACAGATATCACAGCTTTAACAGAGCTTAGAAAAGGCGGACAGATTTCTGCTTATGCTAAAAAATACCCTAATGAAAGTTCAGATGCTACAGCTTTGCCTGCTTTCAAAGAAGAGCTTAGAAAACAAAATATAATGCCTAGCGATTATTTACTTGAGCGTTTAATATATAATGAAAGAAACTTAGATAATTATAAAGAGATATATGATCTTCGTTATGATAAACAGTTGAAGGCTGCTATTGAATATTTACAAACAGGTAAAGAGCCTCCTCAAGATAAAGAAGAGCCTAGAGAAAATTGGTCAAATGAAAAAGAAGAAAATTAA